One part of the Terriglobia bacterium genome encodes these proteins:
- a CDS encoding photosynthetic reaction center cytochrome c subunit family protein encodes MKLWLRLAATAAIAVSLCSGFGIVYKAAPQAPAGTRKAGEVFKNVTTSTLKELPVDDFIAAMGVMAAGLGYDCADCHPGAGSDKADFVIDTLPQKRTARRMVEMVASINKEHFAGVQRVTCFTCHRNQETPKTTIALDNLYSAPPMEDDDVVLPSVGGPTADQILDKYIQAVGGAQRLATLTSFVATGTSNGYGGFGGEGDFTIYAKAPNQRATTISFKDHPERGESVWTFNGTTGWIKTPRGLLADYQLVGEELDGERLEAQMAFPGQIKQSLANWRTGLRRAINNKDYLIVQGSGPRNLLATLYFDPDTGLLRRMVRYGPSPVGRIPTQIDYTDYRDVNGIKFPFAYQFSWLDGRYSAQIKEVKTNVAIDASRFGRPAAK; translated from the coding sequence ATGAAACTCTGGTTGCGGCTGGCTGCGACAGCCGCCATAGCCGTGTCGCTTTGCAGTGGTTTTGGAATCGTATATAAGGCCGCGCCTCAAGCGCCCGCAGGAACGCGGAAGGCCGGAGAAGTGTTTAAGAACGTGACGACCAGTACGCTGAAAGAACTGCCCGTCGATGACTTCATCGCCGCCATGGGCGTGATGGCCGCCGGTCTCGGCTATGACTGCGCCGATTGTCATCCCGGCGCGGGCTCCGACAAAGCCGACTTCGTAATCGACACGCTGCCGCAGAAGAGAACCGCGCGGCGGATGGTGGAAATGGTCGCGTCGATAAATAAGGAACACTTTGCCGGCGTTCAACGGGTAACGTGCTTCACCTGCCATCGAAACCAGGAAACGCCGAAGACGACGATCGCATTGGATAACCTGTACTCCGCTCCTCCAATGGAAGACGACGACGTCGTGCTTCCATCGGTAGGTGGTCCGACCGCGGATCAGATCCTGGACAAATATATTCAGGCTGTCGGCGGGGCTCAGCGTCTGGCTACGCTTACCAGTTTTGTGGCGACCGGCACCAGCAACGGCTACGGCGGTTTCGGGGGCGAGGGCGACTTCACCATCTATGCGAAGGCGCCGAACCAGCGCGCCACCACGATTTCGTTCAAAGATCATCCGGAACGCGGCGAAAGCGTCTGGACTTTCAACGGCACCACCGGCTGGATCAAGACGCCGCGCGGCTTGCTGGCGGACTATCAGTTGGTCGGCGAAGAGTTGGACGGCGAGAGACTGGAAGCGCAAATGGCGTTTCCGGGACAGATCAAGCAGTCTCTCGCGAACTGGCGCACCGGGCTGCGAAGAGCCATCAATAATAAGGACTACCTGATTGTGCAGGGCAGCGGACCGCGGAATCTGCTCGCGACTCTATACTTCGACCCGGACACCGGCCTGCTTCGACGAATGGTCCGGTACGGGCCCTCGCCCGTGGGCCGCATTCCGACGCAGATCGATTACACCGATTATCGCGATGTGAACGGGATCAAGTTTCCGTTCGCGTATCAATTCTCATGGCTCGATGGACGTTATAGCGCGCAGATCAAAGAAGTGAAGACAAACGTCGCCATCGATGCATCGCGCTTCGGGCGGCCGGCTGCGAAGTAA
- a CDS encoding Phenylacetic acid catabolic protein, which translates to MGKISTFDDWSDYFRQWQRDIGLDTATFDDYKFEVKFGSVPSDVIEFGDYAGRPKWETVLQIPDQRVRDSLLHLITYQGDTEFASVEQQRRLLNNAPSDYDLQAAVKIMREEMRHGTQMSYLLVKYFGSSGKLEAQKLLERRAFDNTRLLGAFNQDVQDWLDFYCYTELVDRDGKYQLTMLRHSGFKPLAASMTPMLQEEAFHLLTGHSGLTRILQAGKVPIDLIQKHVNKWFSVALDLFGVDASSSASWFYVWGLKGRYDEGKTDAVPDRDQLNDLARQHYRREVTGLIEGLNKWIPENQPKLRLPDAKFNRSIGEYAGKTYGITGEILPKDDYETHVEQVLPNKNDKVRLEAIFKEADWILAPKAVVRPSNEN; encoded by the coding sequence ATGGGAAAGATAAGTACGTTCGACGACTGGAGCGATTATTTCCGGCAATGGCAGCGCGACATCGGGCTCGATACCGCGACATTTGACGACTATAAGTTCGAGGTCAAGTTCGGCTCCGTGCCGAGCGATGTCATCGAGTTCGGCGATTATGCCGGACGTCCCAAATGGGAGACGGTGCTTCAGATTCCGGACCAGCGCGTACGCGACTCCTTGCTCCACCTCATCACATATCAGGGCGATACGGAGTTCGCGTCCGTAGAGCAGCAGCGCAGACTCTTGAACAACGCGCCAAGCGACTACGATCTCCAGGCCGCCGTCAAAATCATGCGCGAAGAAATGCGGCACGGCACCCAGATGAGCTATCTGCTCGTGAAGTATTTCGGTTCGTCCGGGAAGCTCGAAGCGCAAAAACTTCTGGAACGGCGCGCTTTCGATAACACCCGCCTGCTGGGGGCTTTTAACCAGGATGTGCAGGATTGGCTCGACTTCTACTGTTACACGGAACTGGTGGATCGCGACGGAAAGTATCAGCTGACGATGCTGCGTCATTCCGGTTTCAAGCCGCTTGCGGCCAGCATGACGCCGATGCTGCAAGAGGAGGCTTTTCATCTGTTGACGGGACACTCGGGATTGACCCGAATCCTCCAGGCGGGGAAGGTTCCAATCGATCTGATTCAGAAACACGTCAATAAATGGTTCTCTGTGGCGCTCGATTTGTTTGGGGTGGACGCGTCGTCCTCGGCGTCCTGGTTCTATGTCTGGGGTCTCAAAGGCCGCTACGATGAAGGGAAGACAGACGCGGTGCCCGATCGCGATCAGCTCAACGATCTGGCACGTCAGCATTATCGAAGGGAAGTCACCGGCCTGATCGAGGGGCTGAATAAGTGGATACCGGAAAATCAACCAAAGCTCCGCTTGCCGGATGCGAAATTCAACCGGTCCATCGGAGAGTATGCCGGTAAAACCTATGGCATTACCGGCGAGATCCTCCCCAAGGACGACTACGAGACGCATGTGGAGCAGGTCCTGCCAAATAAGAACGACAAGGTGCGGCTCGAAGCGATCTTTAAGGAGGCGGATTGGATTCTGGCTCCAAAAGCGGTCGTACGGCCATCGAATGAGAATTGA
- a CDS encoding enoyl-CoA hydratase-related protein, with protein MMALIEYRVENGVAILELSNPPANAYTLESLKQLDEAIIKARFDSSAHVMVLRGAGEKFFSAGADINMLAQETNEFRNHFALYGHETLSRLENTPKLVIAAINGHCVGGGLEIAMACDIRIAKKNAGRTGLAEVNLGVIPGMGGTQRLPRLVGKARAIDLAATGRMIAFEEALEFGLINEIFEGEDFFDQVLDYARQFVAPNKPSKAVGLIKRAIQTGLQGSQWEGLAFERELLAQAFSSTDAAEGLRAYKDKRVAKFEGK; from the coding sequence ATGATGGCGTTAATTGAATACAGAGTTGAAAACGGCGTCGCAATCCTGGAACTGAGCAATCCTCCGGCGAATGCCTACACGCTGGAGAGTTTGAAACAACTCGACGAGGCGATCATCAAGGCGCGCTTCGATTCCAGTGCACACGTGATGGTTTTGCGCGGCGCCGGCGAAAAATTCTTCAGCGCGGGCGCCGATATCAACATGCTGGCTCAGGAAACGAATGAATTCCGGAATCACTTTGCGCTTTATGGCCACGAGACGCTTTCGCGTCTGGAGAACACACCCAAACTGGTGATCGCCGCCATCAACGGTCATTGTGTCGGCGGCGGCCTCGAAATCGCGATGGCGTGCGACATCCGGATCGCCAAGAAGAATGCCGGGCGCACCGGGCTTGCCGAAGTGAACCTCGGGGTGATTCCCGGAATGGGCGGGACTCAGCGGCTGCCCCGGCTTGTCGGAAAGGCTCGCGCCATCGATCTTGCCGCCACCGGCCGGATGATCGCTTTTGAAGAAGCGCTTGAATTTGGATTGATCAACGAAATTTTCGAAGGAGAAGACTTCTTCGATCAGGTCCTCGACTATGCCAGACAGTTTGTGGCGCCGAACAAGCCGAGTAAGGCGGTCGGGCTCATCAAACGCGCGATCCAGACCGGGCTGCAAGGCAGCCAGTGGGAAGGCCTCGCGTTCGAACGCGAGCTGCTGGCACAGGCGTTTTCCAGTACAGACGCCGCCGAGGGACTACGCGCTTATAAGGACAAGCGCGTGGCGAAGTTCGAAGGGAAGTAA